The following coding sequences lie in one Helicoverpa armigera isolate CAAS_96S chromosome 8, ASM3070526v1, whole genome shotgun sequence genomic window:
- the LOC110372838 gene encoding bifunctional coenzyme A synthase isoform X1 has product MFNIGYGAPLLFLLLSVIVSYYFMMSPSADEMANNGLLFISKATKAHLVCERASKFVKRVLYVKIKDNSENTLPVLSKQIENVYSKASAQYGHLDIRLMLKPSGTIKDIKTNYPIDMILYDSELDRDIDQLKSYIATVNTGCKLQSVDCQDLSPDNMLEKIQTYENVALGGTFDRLHNGHKILLSQAALRATKLVTVGVTDVNMIQSKTLHELIQPVEVRIREVLNFLNDINPDLEYNVFPLKDLYGPTKDDPKYQLIVVSEETLRGATKINEKRVENGLQPMDVHVIGLAQDVHAQSSQEEENKISSSNQRIRLLGTFLRQPEHNPNIPDWPYVIGLAGGIGSGKSSVAEKLKAKGAAFINCDLIAHELYKPGLPLNRTISENFGQEVITDAGEVDRKKLGQIVFSDKEQLNKLNQLVWPAVIEEAQRRVRALGELGHRVVVMEAAVMVRAEWYKYCHQLWAVIVPRDEAIKRIQARDNLSAEDAAKRVDSQVTNEDQVAHANVVFSPQWSYQHTQGQVDRAWKLLEQLLASRK; this is encoded by the exons atgtttaacatAGGTTACGGTGCGCCTCTTCTGTTTCTCTTGCTTTCAGTCATTGTGTcgtattattttatgatgagTCCATCAG cAGATGAAATGGCAAACAATGGTCTATTATTCATTTCAAAAGCTACCAAAGCTCATTTGGTCTGTGAAAGGGCTTCAAAATTTGTGAAAAGAGTTTTGTATGTGAAAATTAAAGACAACTCCGAGAATACACTGCCAGTGCTCAGCAAAcagattgaaaatgtttattctaAG GCATCTGCACAATATGGACATTTGGACATAAGACTGATGTTGAAGCCGAGTGGTACAATCAaggatataaaaacaaattacccAATAGACATGATATTGTATGACAGTGAGTTAGACAGGGATATTGATCAGCTCAAGAGTTATATAGCTACTGTGAACACTGGCTGCAAATTACAAAGTGTTG actgCCAAGACTTAAGCCCCGATAATATGCTAGAGAAGATACAGACTTATGAGAATGTAGCTCTAGGTGGTACATTTGATCGCTTGCACAACGGACACAAGATCTTGCTGTCCCAAGCAGCGTTGCGGGCCACCAAGCTTGTCACGGTGGGAGTCACTGATGTTAATATGATTCAGT ccaaaaCTTTGCATGAGCTAATACAGCCAGTGGAAGTAAGAATACGAGAGGTACTAAACTTCCTAAATGATATCAACCCAGATTTGGAGTACAATGTATTTCCCTTGAAAGATCTATATGGACCAACTAAGGATGATCCTAAGTACcag TTGATAGTTGTGAGTGAAGAAACATTAAGAGGGGCGACTAAAATCAACGAAAAGCGAGTGGAGAATGGCCTACAGCCTATGGACGTGCACGTCATAGGTCTGGCACAAGATGTTCACGCTCAGTCGTCCCAGGAGGAAGAGAACAAGATCAGCTCTAGCAACCAGAGGATAAGGCTACTTGGCACATTTTTGCGGCAACCTGAA CATAACCCTAACATCCCTGATTGGCCATATGTCATTGGATTGGCGGGAGGTATTGGCAGCGGAAAGAGTAGTGTTGCAGAAAAGTTAAA GGCGAAAGGTGCGGCGTTTATAAACTGCGACTTAATCGCTCACGAGCTGTACAAGCCGGGTCTGCCGCTCAACCGCACTATCTCCGAGAACTTTGGACAAGAAGTTATTACTGACGCCGGCGAAGTCGACAGAAAGAAGTTGGGACAAATCGTCTTTAGCGACAAA gAGCAACTAAACAAGTTGAACCAGTTAGTATGGCCGGCGGTGATAGAGGAGGCTCAGCGTCGTGTCCGCGCGCTAGGCGAGCTCGGCCATCGCGTCGTGGTGATGGAGGCCGCGGTCATGGTCAGAGCCGAGTGGTACAAGTACTGCCATCAGCTGTGGGCCGTTATAGTGCCGAGGGATGAG gCAATAAAAAGGATTCAAGCCCGCGACAACCTTTCAGCCGAAGACGCCGCCAAAAGGGTAGACTCACAAGTAACAAACGAAGATCAAGTAGCTCACGCGAATGTCGTGTTCAGTCCACAATGGAGCTACCAACACACGCAAGGACAAGTCGACCGCGCTTGGAAGCTTCTAGAACAACTCCTCGCCAGTAGGAAGTAG
- the LOC110372838 gene encoding bifunctional coenzyme A synthase isoform X2, whose translation MFNIGYGAPLLFLLLSVIVSYYFMMSPSDEMANNGLLFISKATKAHLVCERASKFVKRVLYVKIKDNSENTLPVLSKQIENVYSKASAQYGHLDIRLMLKPSGTIKDIKTNYPIDMILYDSELDRDIDQLKSYIATVNTGCKLQSVDCQDLSPDNMLEKIQTYENVALGGTFDRLHNGHKILLSQAALRATKLVTVGVTDVNMIQSKTLHELIQPVEVRIREVLNFLNDINPDLEYNVFPLKDLYGPTKDDPKYQLIVVSEETLRGATKINEKRVENGLQPMDVHVIGLAQDVHAQSSQEEENKISSSNQRIRLLGTFLRQPEHNPNIPDWPYVIGLAGGIGSGKSSVAEKLKAKGAAFINCDLIAHELYKPGLPLNRTISENFGQEVITDAGEVDRKKLGQIVFSDKEQLNKLNQLVWPAVIEEAQRRVRALGELGHRVVVMEAAVMVRAEWYKYCHQLWAVIVPRDEAIKRIQARDNLSAEDAAKRVDSQVTNEDQVAHANVVFSPQWSYQHTQGQVDRAWKLLEQLLASRK comes from the exons atgtttaacatAGGTTACGGTGCGCCTCTTCTGTTTCTCTTGCTTTCAGTCATTGTGTcgtattattttatgatgagTCCATCAG ATGAAATGGCAAACAATGGTCTATTATTCATTTCAAAAGCTACCAAAGCTCATTTGGTCTGTGAAAGGGCTTCAAAATTTGTGAAAAGAGTTTTGTATGTGAAAATTAAAGACAACTCCGAGAATACACTGCCAGTGCTCAGCAAAcagattgaaaatgtttattctaAG GCATCTGCACAATATGGACATTTGGACATAAGACTGATGTTGAAGCCGAGTGGTACAATCAaggatataaaaacaaattacccAATAGACATGATATTGTATGACAGTGAGTTAGACAGGGATATTGATCAGCTCAAGAGTTATATAGCTACTGTGAACACTGGCTGCAAATTACAAAGTGTTG actgCCAAGACTTAAGCCCCGATAATATGCTAGAGAAGATACAGACTTATGAGAATGTAGCTCTAGGTGGTACATTTGATCGCTTGCACAACGGACACAAGATCTTGCTGTCCCAAGCAGCGTTGCGGGCCACCAAGCTTGTCACGGTGGGAGTCACTGATGTTAATATGATTCAGT ccaaaaCTTTGCATGAGCTAATACAGCCAGTGGAAGTAAGAATACGAGAGGTACTAAACTTCCTAAATGATATCAACCCAGATTTGGAGTACAATGTATTTCCCTTGAAAGATCTATATGGACCAACTAAGGATGATCCTAAGTACcag TTGATAGTTGTGAGTGAAGAAACATTAAGAGGGGCGACTAAAATCAACGAAAAGCGAGTGGAGAATGGCCTACAGCCTATGGACGTGCACGTCATAGGTCTGGCACAAGATGTTCACGCTCAGTCGTCCCAGGAGGAAGAGAACAAGATCAGCTCTAGCAACCAGAGGATAAGGCTACTTGGCACATTTTTGCGGCAACCTGAA CATAACCCTAACATCCCTGATTGGCCATATGTCATTGGATTGGCGGGAGGTATTGGCAGCGGAAAGAGTAGTGTTGCAGAAAAGTTAAA GGCGAAAGGTGCGGCGTTTATAAACTGCGACTTAATCGCTCACGAGCTGTACAAGCCGGGTCTGCCGCTCAACCGCACTATCTCCGAGAACTTTGGACAAGAAGTTATTACTGACGCCGGCGAAGTCGACAGAAAGAAGTTGGGACAAATCGTCTTTAGCGACAAA gAGCAACTAAACAAGTTGAACCAGTTAGTATGGCCGGCGGTGATAGAGGAGGCTCAGCGTCGTGTCCGCGCGCTAGGCGAGCTCGGCCATCGCGTCGTGGTGATGGAGGCCGCGGTCATGGTCAGAGCCGAGTGGTACAAGTACTGCCATCAGCTGTGGGCCGTTATAGTGCCGAGGGATGAG gCAATAAAAAGGATTCAAGCCCGCGACAACCTTTCAGCCGAAGACGCCGCCAAAAGGGTAGACTCACAAGTAACAAACGAAGATCAAGTAGCTCACGCGAATGTCGTGTTCAGTCCACAATGGAGCTACCAACACACGCAAGGACAAGTCGACCGCGCTTGGAAGCTTCTAGAACAACTCCTCGCCAGTAGGAAGTAG
- the LOC110372838 gene encoding bifunctional coenzyme A synthase isoform X3 encodes MANNGLLFISKATKAHLVCERASKFVKRVLYVKIKDNSENTLPVLSKQIENVYSKASAQYGHLDIRLMLKPSGTIKDIKTNYPIDMILYDSELDRDIDQLKSYIATVNTGCKLQSVDCQDLSPDNMLEKIQTYENVALGGTFDRLHNGHKILLSQAALRATKLVTVGVTDVNMIQSKTLHELIQPVEVRIREVLNFLNDINPDLEYNVFPLKDLYGPTKDDPKYQLIVVSEETLRGATKINEKRVENGLQPMDVHVIGLAQDVHAQSSQEEENKISSSNQRIRLLGTFLRQPEHNPNIPDWPYVIGLAGGIGSGKSSVAEKLKAKGAAFINCDLIAHELYKPGLPLNRTISENFGQEVITDAGEVDRKKLGQIVFSDKEQLNKLNQLVWPAVIEEAQRRVRALGELGHRVVVMEAAVMVRAEWYKYCHQLWAVIVPRDEAIKRIQARDNLSAEDAAKRVDSQVTNEDQVAHANVVFSPQWSYQHTQGQVDRAWKLLEQLLASRK; translated from the exons ATGGCAAACAATGGTCTATTATTCATTTCAAAAGCTACCAAAGCTCATTTGGTCTGTGAAAGGGCTTCAAAATTTGTGAAAAGAGTTTTGTATGTGAAAATTAAAGACAACTCCGAGAATACACTGCCAGTGCTCAGCAAAcagattgaaaatgtttattctaAG GCATCTGCACAATATGGACATTTGGACATAAGACTGATGTTGAAGCCGAGTGGTACAATCAaggatataaaaacaaattacccAATAGACATGATATTGTATGACAGTGAGTTAGACAGGGATATTGATCAGCTCAAGAGTTATATAGCTACTGTGAACACTGGCTGCAAATTACAAAGTGTTG actgCCAAGACTTAAGCCCCGATAATATGCTAGAGAAGATACAGACTTATGAGAATGTAGCTCTAGGTGGTACATTTGATCGCTTGCACAACGGACACAAGATCTTGCTGTCCCAAGCAGCGTTGCGGGCCACCAAGCTTGTCACGGTGGGAGTCACTGATGTTAATATGATTCAGT ccaaaaCTTTGCATGAGCTAATACAGCCAGTGGAAGTAAGAATACGAGAGGTACTAAACTTCCTAAATGATATCAACCCAGATTTGGAGTACAATGTATTTCCCTTGAAAGATCTATATGGACCAACTAAGGATGATCCTAAGTACcag TTGATAGTTGTGAGTGAAGAAACATTAAGAGGGGCGACTAAAATCAACGAAAAGCGAGTGGAGAATGGCCTACAGCCTATGGACGTGCACGTCATAGGTCTGGCACAAGATGTTCACGCTCAGTCGTCCCAGGAGGAAGAGAACAAGATCAGCTCTAGCAACCAGAGGATAAGGCTACTTGGCACATTTTTGCGGCAACCTGAA CATAACCCTAACATCCCTGATTGGCCATATGTCATTGGATTGGCGGGAGGTATTGGCAGCGGAAAGAGTAGTGTTGCAGAAAAGTTAAA GGCGAAAGGTGCGGCGTTTATAAACTGCGACTTAATCGCTCACGAGCTGTACAAGCCGGGTCTGCCGCTCAACCGCACTATCTCCGAGAACTTTGGACAAGAAGTTATTACTGACGCCGGCGAAGTCGACAGAAAGAAGTTGGGACAAATCGTCTTTAGCGACAAA gAGCAACTAAACAAGTTGAACCAGTTAGTATGGCCGGCGGTGATAGAGGAGGCTCAGCGTCGTGTCCGCGCGCTAGGCGAGCTCGGCCATCGCGTCGTGGTGATGGAGGCCGCGGTCATGGTCAGAGCCGAGTGGTACAAGTACTGCCATCAGCTGTGGGCCGTTATAGTGCCGAGGGATGAG gCAATAAAAAGGATTCAAGCCCGCGACAACCTTTCAGCCGAAGACGCCGCCAAAAGGGTAGACTCACAAGTAACAAACGAAGATCAAGTAGCTCACGCGAATGTCGTGTTCAGTCCACAATGGAGCTACCAACACACGCAAGGACAAGTCGACCGCGCTTGGAAGCTTCTAGAACAACTCCTCGCCAGTAGGAAGTAG